One Triticum dicoccoides isolate Atlit2015 ecotype Zavitan chromosome 4B, WEW_v2.0, whole genome shotgun sequence genomic window carries:
- the LOC119292443 gene encoding calcium-dependent protein kinase 9-like produces the protein MNRFKKKAMRVIAEHLSAEEVEVIKETFALMDTDNNGRVTLDELKAGLARVGSKLMEPEMKLLMEAADVDDDGYLDYAEFVAITIHLQRLSNDQHLRKAFLFFDRDSSGYIERPELADALADDSGRADDAVVDRVLQEVDTDKDGRDSFEEFVAMMKAGTDWSHWRKASRQYSKQRFKSLSNSLIKDGSISMALLTIHHTYIHIPTADGRPMRCLD, from the exons ATGAACCGCTTCAAGAAGAAGGCGATGCGGGTGATCGCGGAGCACCTGtcggcggaggaggtggaggtgatcAAGGAGACGTTCGCGCTCATGGACACGGACAACAACGGACGGGTCACGCTGGACGAGCTCAAGGCCGGCCTCGCCCGGGTGGGCTCCAAGCTCATGGAGCCGGAGATGAAGCTCCTCATGGAGGCCGCCGACGTGGACGATGATGGCTACCTCGACTATGCCGAGTTTGTCGCCATCACCATCCACTTGCAGCGCCTCTCCAACGACCAGCACCTCCgcaaggccttcctcttcttcgacCGCGACAGCAGCGGCTACATTGAGCGCCCCGAGCTCGCGGACGCCCTCGCCGACGACTCCGGCAGGGCCGACGACGCCGTCGTCGACCGCGTCTTGCAGGAGGTCGACACCGATAAGGATGGTCGTGACAGCTTTGAGGAGTTCGTCGCGATGATGAAGGCCGGGACGGACTGGAGTCACTGGAGGAAAGCGTCGCGCCAGTACTCCAAGCAGCGCTTCAAGTCGCTCAGCAACAGCCTGATCAAGGACGGCTCCATCTCCATGGCGCTGCTGACCATCCATCACACATACATTCATATTCCGACTGCAGATGGTCGACCGATgcgatgcttg GATTAA